One window of the Methylocystis parvus OBBP genome contains the following:
- the uvrA gene encoding excinuclease ABC subunit UvrA, with translation MAFDAKRAAGDKTISIRGAREHNLKNVDLTIPRDKFVVFTGLSGSGKSSLAFDTIYAEGQRRYVESLSAYARQFLEMMQKPDVDQIDGLSPAISIEQKTTSKNPRSTVGTVTEIHDYMRLLWARVGTPYSPATGLPIESQTVSQMVDRVLALPEGSRLYLLAPVVRGRKGEYKKEIAEFTRRGFQRLKIDGTYYEIADAPALDKKLKHDIDVVVDRIVARKDISSRLADSLETALELSGGLAVVEFADSPSPRLRGEGRGEGQAAMTLLAPHPSPLPASGEREKGKRQSEQGGRLPIADLPTAAANVSTHYAPGHIVFSSKFACPVSGFTIPEIEPRLFSFNNPFGACPTCGGIGCEQKVDADLVVPNPKATLRKGAVAPWAKSSSPYYMQTLEALGRHYKFRLDTPWEELPEKARNVILFGSGKEEIKFSYEDGFRAYDVKKPFEGVVINLERRYLETDSEWAREEIGRYMSATPCLACEGFRLKPEALAVKISGKHIGEVSELSVRAALEWFSKLPGELDKKKNEIAYRILKEIRERLTFLVDVGLDYLTLSRNSGTLSGGESQRIRLASQIGSGLTGVLYVLDEPSIGLHQRDNDRLLDTLRRLRNLGNSVIVVEHDEDAILAADYVVDVGPGAGIHGGRIVAQGAPQEIMDNPASLTGQYLTGEKQVILRHKLRKPTAGRWLKLSGARGNNLKNVDAQIPLGLFTAVTGVSGGGKSTLVIETLYKALARRLNNAHEVPAPFDKLEGLEHIDKIIDIDQSPIGRTPRSNPATYTGAFTPIREWFAGLPEAKARGYAPGRFSFNVKGGRCEACQGDGVIKIEMHFLPDVYVTCDVCKGKRYDRETLEVKYREKSIADVLDMTVEEAATLFKAVPAIRDKMETLKRVGLDYIHVGQQATTLSGGEAQRVKLAKELSRRSTGRTLYILDEPTTGLHFHDVAKLLEVLHELVEQGNSVVVIEHNLEVIKTADWIIDMGPEGGDGGGEIVALGPPADIVKEKRSHTGRYLAEAMARRPPITEKALPERKKAVRAK, from the coding sequence GCCGGCCATCTCCATCGAGCAGAAGACGACATCCAAAAACCCGCGCTCGACCGTTGGCACGGTGACGGAGATCCACGATTATATGCGCCTGCTCTGGGCGCGCGTGGGCACGCCCTATTCGCCGGCGACCGGCCTGCCGATCGAGAGCCAGACGGTTTCGCAGATGGTCGACCGCGTGCTGGCGCTGCCCGAGGGCTCGCGCCTCTATTTGCTCGCGCCCGTCGTGCGCGGCCGTAAGGGCGAGTACAAGAAAGAGATCGCGGAATTCACGCGGCGCGGCTTTCAGCGCCTGAAGATCGACGGGACCTATTACGAGATCGCCGACGCGCCCGCGCTCGACAAGAAACTGAAGCACGATATCGACGTGGTCGTGGACCGCATCGTCGCGCGCAAGGATATTTCATCGCGTCTCGCCGACAGTCTGGAGACCGCGTTGGAGCTGTCAGGCGGGTTGGCCGTCGTGGAATTCGCTGACTCCCCCTCTCCCCGCTTGCGGGGAGAGGGTCGGGGTGAGGGGCAAGCCGCCATGACGTTGCTCGCCCCTCACCCCAGCCCTCTCCCCGCAAGCGGGGAGAGGGAGAAGGGGAAACGGCAGTCCGAGCAAGGCGGCCGACTGCCGATTGCCGACCTGCCGACCGCCGCCGCAAATGTCTCCACCCATTACGCGCCCGGCCACATCGTCTTCTCCTCGAAATTCGCCTGTCCCGTTTCCGGCTTCACCATCCCGGAAATCGAACCGCGTCTTTTCTCCTTCAACAATCCCTTCGGCGCCTGTCCGACCTGCGGCGGCATTGGCTGCGAGCAGAAAGTCGACGCTGATCTCGTTGTGCCGAATCCCAAGGCGACCCTGCGCAAGGGCGCCGTCGCGCCCTGGGCGAAGTCGTCCTCGCCTTATTACATGCAGACGCTCGAAGCGCTGGGCCGGCACTACAAGTTTAGGCTCGATACGCCATGGGAGGAATTGCCGGAGAAAGCGCGAAACGTCATTCTCTTCGGCTCGGGCAAGGAGGAGATCAAATTCTCCTATGAAGACGGCTTCCGCGCCTATGACGTGAAGAAGCCTTTCGAAGGCGTCGTCATCAATCTCGAACGCCGTTATCTGGAAACGGACAGCGAATGGGCGCGCGAGGAGATCGGGCGATATATGTCGGCGACGCCGTGCCTCGCCTGCGAAGGCTTCCGTCTCAAGCCAGAAGCGCTGGCCGTGAAAATTTCGGGCAAGCATATTGGCGAAGTGTCGGAGCTCTCCGTGCGCGCGGCGCTGGAGTGGTTCTCGAAACTGCCGGGCGAACTCGACAAGAAGAAGAACGAGATCGCTTATCGCATTCTGAAAGAGATACGCGAGCGTCTCACCTTCCTCGTCGACGTCGGCCTTGACTACCTCACGCTCTCGCGCAATTCCGGCACGCTTTCGGGCGGCGAAAGCCAGCGCATTCGTCTCGCGTCCCAGATCGGCTCGGGCCTCACGGGCGTTCTCTACGTACTGGACGAACCGTCCATCGGCCTGCATCAGCGCGACAATGATCGTCTCCTCGATACGCTGCGGCGCCTGCGCAATCTCGGCAACAGCGTCATCGTCGTCGAGCATGACGAGGATGCGATCCTCGCGGCGGATTACGTCGTGGATGTCGGTCCCGGCGCCGGCATTCATGGCGGCAGGATCGTCGCGCAGGGCGCGCCGCAGGAGATCATGGACAATCCCGCGTCGCTCACCGGGCAATATCTCACCGGCGAGAAGCAGGTGATCCTGCGCCATAAGTTGCGCAAGCCGACGGCCGGACGCTGGCTCAAGCTCTCCGGCGCGCGCGGCAACAACCTAAAAAACGTCGATGCGCAGATTCCGCTTGGTCTCTTCACCGCGGTGACGGGCGTCTCCGGCGGCGGCAAGTCGACGCTCGTCATCGAGACGCTCTACAAGGCGTTGGCGCGGCGCCTGAACAACGCCCATGAAGTGCCCGCGCCTTTCGACAAGCTCGAAGGGCTGGAGCATATCGACAAGATCATCGATATCGACCAGTCGCCGATCGGGCGCACGCCGCGCTCGAATCCGGCGACCTATACCGGCGCTTTCACGCCGATCCGCGAATGGTTCGCGGGCCTGCCCGAGGCGAAGGCGCGCGGCTATGCGCCGGGGCGCTTCTCCTTCAATGTGAAGGGCGGGCGCTGCGAGGCCTGTCAGGGCGACGGCGTCATCAAGATCGAGATGCACTTCCTGCCCGACGTTTATGTCACCTGCGACGTCTGCAAGGGCAAACGCTACGACCGCGAAACGCTGGAAGTGAAATATCGCGAGAAGTCCATCGCCGACGTGCTCGACATGACGGTCGAGGAGGCGGCGACGCTGTTCAAGGCCGTGCCCGCCATTCGCGACAAGATGGAGACCTTAAAGCGCGTCGGCCTCGATTACATCCATGTCGGCCAGCAGGCGACGACGCTCTCAGGCGGCGAGGCGCAGCGCGTGAAGCTCGCAAAGGAATTGTCGCGCCGCTCGACGGGCCGCACGCTCTACATTCTTGACGAGCCGACGACGGGCCTGCATTTCCACGATGTCGCGAAGCTGCTCGAAGTGCTGCACGAGCTTGTGGAGCAGGGCAACAGCGTCGTCGTGATCGAGCATAATCTCGAAGTCATCAAGACAGCGGACTGGATCATCGATATGGGCCCCGAGGGCGGCGATGGCGGCGGCGAGATCGTCGCATTGGGACCGCCGGCCGACATTGTGAAAGAGAAGCGCAGCCATACGGGCCGCTATCTCGCCGAGGCGATGGCGCGGCGGCCGCCCATAACTGAGAAAGCTCTTCCGGAGCGGAAGAAGGCTGTTCGAGCAAAATAA
- a CDS encoding O-antigen ligase family protein: MTQAFSSAAAAQNAQTGLVFNYQRLVDAAVFLFVSMGAIAIIEPSPYDFASLIAMPLWFFGGFSVNRSFLVFAFLILAFNIMGFLALIPYWDSPDSSLYQYQSAYLVLTALFYALFMGNRTTHRVELCLKAYVTGSLVASVAGILGYLNVAGLGEGVFLHAGRASGTFKDPNVLGSFLVLPIVYLAHSLMLGRAKSMLLTGAALLIVFLGMFLSFSRGSYGATVIGFGLMAASVYTTSTNRKMKRRIVIAALGALAMVAVVVAVLLSLPETREFFNQRTAATQDYDEGSTGRFGNQLRSIPMLLDRFMGFGPLRFRLVFDLEPHNSYVGAFANNGWLGGFLFVLLIGVTVFVGLRLMFTPSPAQRLSQAVVPPSIGLFLQGFQIDIDHWRFVFFMIGAVWGLEALRQRWVDQGRPTLSSGGPLTPLAERRKSPAPF; encoded by the coding sequence ATGACGCAGGCTTTTTCCAGCGCCGCAGCCGCGCAGAATGCGCAAACAGGGCTCGTCTTCAATTACCAGCGCCTCGTCGACGCCGCCGTCTTTCTCTTCGTCTCGATGGGCGCGATCGCCATTATCGAGCCCTCGCCTTATGACTTCGCCTCGCTGATCGCCATGCCCTTGTGGTTTTTTGGCGGCTTCTCGGTCAATCGCAGCTTTCTCGTCTTCGCCTTTCTCATCCTCGCCTTCAACATAATGGGGTTCCTGGCGCTCATTCCCTATTGGGACAGCCCGGACTCGTCGCTCTACCAATATCAATCCGCCTATCTGGTGCTGACGGCGCTGTTCTATGCGCTGTTCATGGGCAATCGCACGACGCATCGCGTCGAGCTATGCCTCAAGGCCTATGTCACGGGATCGCTCGTCGCATCCGTCGCCGGCATTCTCGGCTATCTCAACGTCGCAGGACTTGGCGAAGGCGTCTTTCTTCACGCCGGCCGCGCCTCGGGCACCTTCAAGGACCCGAATGTGCTCGGCTCATTCCTCGTGCTGCCGATCGTCTATCTCGCGCACAGCCTCATGCTCGGGCGCGCGAAGAGCATGCTGCTGACAGGGGCGGCGCTGCTCATCGTCTTTCTCGGCATGTTCCTGTCCTTTTCGCGCGGCTCCTATGGCGCGACCGTGATCGGCTTTGGCCTGATGGCGGCGTCGGTCTATACGACCTCGACCAACCGCAAGATGAAGCGGCGCATCGTCATCGCCGCGCTCGGGGCCCTTGCGATGGTCGCCGTCGTCGTCGCGGTGCTGCTGTCCCTGCCCGAGACGCGCGAATTCTTCAATCAGCGCACCGCCGCCACGCAGGATTACGACGAAGGCTCGACGGGCCGCTTCGGCAATCAGCTACGCTCCATACCCATGCTGCTCGACCGCTTCATGGGCTTCGGGCCGCTGCGTTTCCGCCTCGTTTTCGATCTCGAGCCGCATAATTCCTATGTCGGCGCTTTCGCCAATAATGGCTGGCTCGGCGGCTTTCTTTTCGTTCTGCTGATCGGCGTGACGGTCTTTGTCGGCCTTCGTCTCATGTTCACGCCCTCGCCCGCGCAACGCCTGTCGCAAGCCGTCGTGCCGCCGTCAATCGGCCTCTTCCTGCAAGGCTTCCAGATCGACATTGATCACTGGCGCTTCGTCTTCTTCATGATCGGCGCCGTGTGGGGCCTCGAGGCGTTGAGACAGCGATGGGTCGATCAGGGAAGGCCGACTCTCAGTTCGGGCGGCCCCCTCACCCCGCTTGCGGAGAGAAGGAAAAGTCCCGCGCCGTTCTAA
- a CDS encoding glycosyltransferase produces the protein MLQSAEISDAPLRIVHVLRAPVGGLFRHVMDLTREQIARGHKVGIIADSLAGGEMAEAQFAALTPHLALGLERLPIHRLPHPSDFSALISVSRRIAALRPDVVHGHGSKGGVYARMTGLFAGRRGPVRIYTPHGGSLNYEPGSLSHRVFMMMEALLAARTDALLFESAYIAGRFEAFVGKPKGLARIIPNGISEGEFAPVAPRPDAADLLYVGEFRDAKGIDTLIDAVSLLKQRGVSPSVQLIGDGADRDQLEARAALAGVAAQMNFGTPLRARDAFALGKAMIVPSRFESLPYIVLEAASAQIPLVATNVGGMAEIFGPYADRLIEPDDPVILADALERLLAEPQEKRAHDAQTLADHVASRFSVSKMAGDVIDGYRAALMARAATS, from the coding sequence GTGCTGCAATCCGCCGAAATCTCAGACGCGCCGCTGCGAATCGTGCATGTGCTCCGCGCGCCTGTCGGCGGCCTTTTCCGGCATGTCATGGATCTCACGCGCGAACAGATCGCGCGCGGCCACAAGGTTGGGATCATCGCGGACTCGCTCGCCGGGGGCGAGATGGCCGAAGCGCAATTCGCCGCCCTGACGCCGCATCTCGCGCTCGGTCTCGAGCGACTGCCCATTCACCGGCTTCCGCACCCGTCGGACTTTTCGGCCCTGATCTCGGTCAGCCGGCGGATCGCCGCGCTAAGGCCCGATGTCGTTCACGGCCACGGCTCAAAGGGCGGCGTGTATGCGCGCATGACCGGGCTCTTCGCCGGTCGGCGCGGCCCGGTGCGCATCTACACGCCGCATGGCGGCAGCCTGAATTACGAGCCGGGCTCGCTGAGCCACCGGGTCTTCATGATGATGGAGGCGCTGCTCGCCGCGCGCACGGACGCGCTGCTCTTCGAAAGCGCCTACATCGCGGGTCGCTTCGAGGCTTTCGTCGGCAAGCCCAAGGGACTGGCGCGCATCATTCCCAATGGCATTTCGGAGGGCGAATTCGCGCCGGTCGCGCCGCGTCCGGACGCCGCCGACCTGCTCTATGTCGGCGAGTTTCGCGATGCGAAGGGGATCGACACGCTCATCGACGCCGTTTCACTCCTGAAACAGCGCGGCGTGTCTCCGAGCGTCCAGCTTATCGGCGACGGAGCGGATCGCGATCAGCTCGAGGCGCGCGCCGCGCTGGCGGGAGTCGCGGCGCAGATGAATTTCGGGACGCCCCTGCGCGCGCGCGACGCCTTCGCGCTCGGCAAGGCCATGATCGTGCCGAGCCGCTTCGAGTCGCTTCCCTATATCGTGCTCGAGGCCGCGAGCGCGCAGATCCCGCTCGTCGCCACCAATGTCGGCGGCATGGCCGAAATTTTCGGGCCTTACGCCGACCGGCTGATCGAACCGGACGATCCCGTCATTCTCGCCGACGCGCTGGAGCGCCTGCTCGCGGAGCCGCAGGAAAAGCGGGCGCATGATGCGCAGACGCTCGCCGACCATGTCGCGTCGCGCTTCTCCGTGTCGAAAATGGCGGGCGATGTGATCGACGGCTATCGCGCCGCGCTCATGGCGCGGGCCGCAACGTCATGA